In Osmia bicornis bicornis chromosome 1, iOsmBic2.1, whole genome shotgun sequence, the following proteins share a genomic window:
- the LOC114876919 gene encoding FK506-binding protein 15 isoform X2, with protein MNSGNQLPDLDKILREDDESDFLPSAGSNLAAIFGMQVKTLDSSLSKQQVSKKPNISRNITQVIQIKPEVIIAKAVHAFKLQNGVYISIGKLGMALTGNAATKVYQIILYKNKQEHVSTVTVTHDFLYVIQPNNYSSYYDSNKENWSILFENSDVCVEFAREIALARYFSKNAKIENVLYQDLSPVNKDVTAKEGDSVSIKYFISAEIIQPLKSNLIMYQTMTVEISTDDNWEKTLLGSSNGLKRILFLPPNKQISLGPGFPKDKDVILEIEIIDIQSQQEATNLHKVTSGKASIISRMAKMGQSMFVPKIPASTTTDSEDTEDDVPRRSLHQRKAELSEGEFQKKRFAQESKEEISKTAHKVLKSKSDASVTNAACKPFVTPTLAPQWSPTQRQPNFVTVDGQMYSLQPQIVTPTVSTVIDPGLNMLLSETRMTNAELRMGMSKIGDNVQKLLDKFHVLELQNATSPLKERVDLAALKMLLTTTESQTEEKEKQSQTNIMATDNSTQLNEFKDRTSALEKELKESKEYIKTLEDQKESLTQTNETLSKSIKQLEISLNDANSALLTVRKDLEESRELKSKCEEQTSILENKMLKLSEAASSMETKENDKQKAIKHIMNKIYHALMDKFVEESYSTNYIRTVIANTIKNTTLQVLHNNNEKSNREPESISAKTAESDDLKIDNTEFETSSSSKSSEPTEVAKTTKTHNEPPPIPPIDTEDENDWLQ; from the exons atgaattcAGGAAATCAGTTGCCGGATCTTGATAAAATATTACGAGAAGATGATGAATCTGATTTTTTACCATCAGCAGG atCCAACTTAGCTGCTATTTTTGGAATGCAAGTTAAAACATTGGATAGCTCTTTATCAAAGCAACAAGTTTCTAAAAAGCCAAATATATCTCGTAACATAACTCAGGTAATTCAGATCAAACCCGAAGTCATAATAGCTAAAGCAGTACATGCATTTAAATT ACAAAATGGAGTTTACATATCAATTGGTAAACTTGGTATGGCTCTTACAGGAAATGCTGCAACGAAAGtatatcaaattattttatacaaaaacaAACAAGAACATGTATCAACTGTTACAGTGACACATGATTTTTTATATGTAATACAACCAAACAATTATTCAAGTTATTATGATAGCAATAAGGAGAATTGGtcaatattatttgaaaatagcGACGTTTGCGTCGAATTTGCGAGAGAAATAGCATTAGCTcgatatttttcgaaaaatgcGAAGATAGAAAATGTGCTTTATCAAGATCTATCACCAGTTAACAAAGATGTAACTGCAAAAGAAGGAGATAGTGtatctataaaatattttatcagtGCGGAAATAATACAGCCCCTTAAAAGCAATCTTATAATGTATCAAACGATGACGGTAGAAATATCTACCGATGATAATTGGGAGAAAACACTTTTAGGAAGCAGTAACggattaaaaagaattttattcttaCCTCCGAACAAACAG ATCAGTTTAGGACCTGGATTTCCTAAAGACAAAGATGTTAtattagaaatagaaataatagaTATACAATCACAACAGGAAGCCACTAATTTGCATAAGGTGACAAGTGGTAAAGCTTCTATAATATCGCGTATGGCAAAAATGGGACAGTCTATGTTTGTACCGAAAATTCCTGCATCTACTACTACCGATTCTGAAGATACCGAG GACGATGTACCGCGTAGATCGTTGCATCAAAGAAAg GCAGAATTGTCAGAAGGagaatttcaaaagaaacGTTTTGCACAAGAAtctaaagaagaaatatcaaaAACTGCACACAAAGTATTGAAATCAAAAAGCGACGCGTCTGTAACAAATGCAGCTTGTAAGCCTTTCGTTACACCTACTCTCGCTCCTCAGTGGTCACCTACTCAAAGACAG CCCAATTTCGTTACTGTGGATGGTCAGATGTATTCACTACAACCACAAATTGTAACTCCAACGGTATCAACAGTGATCGATCCAGGTCTAAACATGTTGTTATCAGAAACTCGAATGACAAATGCAGAACTCAGAATGGGGATGTCTAAAATAGGTGATAATGTGCAGAAATTACTTGATAAG TTTCATGTTCTTGAACTTCAAAATGCTACATCTCCTCTAAAAGAGAGAGTGGATTTGGCTGCTTTGAAAATGTTGCTAACTACGACTGAGTCTCAAACTgaagagaaggaaaaacaGTCGCAAACCAATATTATGGCTACCGATAATTCTACACAGTTGAACGAGTTCAAAGACAGAACGAGTGCGctagaaaaagaattaaagGAGTCAAAag aatatattaAAACTCTCGAAGATCAGAAAGAATCTTTAACTCAAACTAATGAAACTTTATCAAAAAGTattaaacaattagaaatatCATTGAATGATGCAAACAGTGCACTTTTAACAGTAAGAAAAGATTTAGAAGAAAGTAGAGAACTTAAAAGCAAATGCGAAGAACAAACATctatattagaaaataaaatgctcAAACTTTCCGAAGCGGCAAGTTCCATGGAAACGAAAGAA AATGATAAACAGAAGGCAATCAAAcatataatgaataaaatttatcatGCTCTGATGGATAAATTTGTAGAAGAGTCGTACTCTACAAACTACATAAGAACAGTAATAGCAAATACAATAAAG AATACCACGCTTCAAGTTTTACATAACAATAATGAAAAAAGTAACAGGGAACCAGAATCAATTTCTGCCAAAACAGCAGAAAGTgatgatttaaaaatagaTAATACAGAGTTTGAAACCTCCAGTTCAAGCAAGTCATCAGAACCAACTGAAGTTGCCAAAACTACTAAAACTCAT AATGAACCACCACCTATTCCTCCTATTGATACCGAAGATGAGAATGACTGGTTACAATGA
- the LOC114876921 gene encoding uncharacterized protein LOC114876921: MDVNTVEDEDVSFHLGEMFDSYEELEHKLEKFSKRSLVHYWRRDSRTVSGAHMKTARPISERLKYYSVKYACIYGGQKFLPRGAGRRQSQSIRTNCPAHIMLRASKDGTKLEVTSVNNEHNHEISEELFKNLPQERKLCGEIKQEVQDLMQLHIDRKRLKEYVRLRTNKILRSKDLFNIAAANKQKRNITPERAYQLFKKIHDIEKMQGRDNDRKIHSESEDEIAQTIKRMKKEQESPWGQDELPTELEVSEGNDGEDSYSGQLTQEEVVDEIDTTEGELLRANNDGDIIAANGEIVGELVMQDGDPSVIVESIVNADGSVFVDEREFNSYCNNHLSHTVDGSQSPNSRVLDIETIAPAADMEKIKGTPTSPKQQNRSITPQSQQPVKSPSTFDETTDSRIWIMKEATNPEMEADNGPESEVNRSNLETTAKADIDTSEVILSDEASHQLLQEQLAVLRAEKGKLYHETEMLKLKKDKLKLQMNCYSNEIRKQEMEKEKLRLEIKLLQSKVMEDSNDVSHYIFVP; this comes from the exons ATGGATGTAAATACTGTGGAGGATGAAGATGTATCCTTCCATTTGGGAGAAATGTTTGACAGTTATGAAGAACTGGAGCAcaaattggaaaaattctCAAAGCGTAGCCTAGTTCACTATTGGAGGAGAGATAGCAGGACAGTTAGTGGTGCTCATATGAAAACTGCTCGTCCCATTAGTGAGCGCTTAAAGTATTATTCTGTGAAATATGCTTGTATCTATGGTGGTCAAAAGTTTCTACCACGTGGAGCTGGCAGGAGACAGTCTCA ATCAATCAGAACAAATTGTCCTGCTCATATTATGTTAAGAGCGTCAAAAGATGGTACAAAATTAGAGGTAACTAGCGTCAATAACGAGCATAATCATGAAATCTCAGAG gaattatttaaaaatcttcCGCAAGAAAGGAAATTATGCGGCGAAATTAAGCAGGAAGTACAGGATCTCATGCAATTACATATTGATCGCAAAAGATTGAAAGAGTACGTACGATTGcgaacaaataaaatactcaGATCCaaagatttatttaatatagCGGCAGCTAATAAGCAAAAGAGAAACATAACACCCGAAAGGGCGTATCagttgtttaaaaaaattcatgaCATCGAGAAGATGCAGGGCAGAGATAATGATAGGAAGATACATTCTGAGTCTGAAGATGAAATTGCACAGACAATAAAAAGGATGAAAAAAGAACAAGAATCTCCTTGGGGTCAAGAT gAGCTACCAACTGAATTAGAAGTAAGCGAAGGAAATGATGGCGAAGATTCTTACAGTGGTCAATTAACTCAAGAAGAAGTAGTAGATGAAATCGACACAACGGAAGGTGAATTATTAAGAGCAAATAACGATGGCGACATTATAGCGGCAAATGGTGAAATTGTGGGGGAATTAGTAATGCAAGATGGAGATCCATCTGTAATCGTTGAATCCATTGTAAACGCTGATGGTTCTGTTTTCGTGGACGAAAGAGAATTCAATAGTTACTGTAACAATCATTTATCGCATACAGTAGATGGCAGTCAATCACCTAACAGTAGAG TTTTAGATATTGAAACTATCGCGCCTGCCGCTGATATGGAAAAGATCAAAGGTACACCAACCTCCCCTAAACAGCAAAATAGGTCCATCACACCACAGTCGCAACAGCCTGTTAAATCGCCAAGCACCTTCGATGAAACTACAGATTCTAGAATTTGGATTATGAAGGAAGCTACGAACCCAGAGATGGAGGCTGATAATGGACCTGAAAGTGAAGTGAATCGGTCAAACTTAGAAACGACTGCAAAAGCAGACATTGATACATCTGAAGTGATATTGTCGGATGAAGCTAGTCACCAGTTACTTCAAGAACAGTTAGCTGTGCTTCGTGCTGAAAAGGGAAAGCTTTATCACGAAACTGAAATGTTGAAACTtaaaaaagataaattgaaattacagATGAACTGTTACTCTAATGAAATACGGAAGCAAGAAATGGAAAAGGAAAAGCTTAgacttgaaattaaattattgcaGTCGAAAGTTATGGAAGATTCCAATGATGTTtctcattatatttttgtgcCTTGA
- the LOC114876919 gene encoding FK506-binding protein 15 isoform X3 — translation MQVKTLDSSLSKQQVSKKPNISRNITQVIQIKPEVIIAKAVHAFKLQNGVYISIGKLGMALTGNAATKVYQIILYKNKQEHVSTVTVTHDFLYVIQPNNYSSYYDSNKENWSILFENSDVCVEFAREIALARYFSKNAKIENVLYQDLSPVNKDVTAKEGDSVSIKYFISAEIIQPLKSNLIMYQTMTVEISTDDNWEKTLLGSSNGLKRILFLPPNKQISLGPGFPKDKDVILEIEIIDIQSQQEATNLHKVTSGKASIISRMAKMGQSMFVPKIPASTTTDSEDTEDDVPRRSLHQRKAELSEGEFQKKRFAQESKEEISKTAHKVLKSKSDASVTNAACKPFVTPTLAPQWSPTQRQPNFVTVDGQMYSLQPQIVTPTVSTVIDPGLNMLLSETRMTNAELRMGMSKIGDNVQKLLDKFHVLELQNATSPLKERVDLAALKMLLTTTESQTEEKEKQSQTNIMATDNSTQLNEFKDRTSALEKELKESKEYIKTLEDQKESLTQTNETLSKSIKQLEISLNDANSALLTVRKDLEESRELKSKCEEQTSILENKMLKLSEAASSMETKENDKQKAIKHIMNKIYHALMDKFVEESYSTNYIRTVIANTIKNTTLQVLHNNNEKSNREPESISAKTAESDDLKIDNTEFETSSSSKSSEPTEVAKTTKTHIFVLQNEPPPIPPIDTEDENDWLQ, via the exons ATGCAAGTTAAAACATTGGATAGCTCTTTATCAAAGCAACAAGTTTCTAAAAAGCCAAATATATCTCGTAACATAACTCAGGTAATTCAGATCAAACCCGAAGTCATAATAGCTAAAGCAGTACATGCATTTAAATT ACAAAATGGAGTTTACATATCAATTGGTAAACTTGGTATGGCTCTTACAGGAAATGCTGCAACGAAAGtatatcaaattattttatacaaaaacaAACAAGAACATGTATCAACTGTTACAGTGACACATGATTTTTTATATGTAATACAACCAAACAATTATTCAAGTTATTATGATAGCAATAAGGAGAATTGGtcaatattatttgaaaatagcGACGTTTGCGTCGAATTTGCGAGAGAAATAGCATTAGCTcgatatttttcgaaaaatgcGAAGATAGAAAATGTGCTTTATCAAGATCTATCACCAGTTAACAAAGATGTAACTGCAAAAGAAGGAGATAGTGtatctataaaatattttatcagtGCGGAAATAATACAGCCCCTTAAAAGCAATCTTATAATGTATCAAACGATGACGGTAGAAATATCTACCGATGATAATTGGGAGAAAACACTTTTAGGAAGCAGTAACggattaaaaagaattttattcttaCCTCCGAACAAACAG ATCAGTTTAGGACCTGGATTTCCTAAAGACAAAGATGTTAtattagaaatagaaataatagaTATACAATCACAACAGGAAGCCACTAATTTGCATAAGGTGACAAGTGGTAAAGCTTCTATAATATCGCGTATGGCAAAAATGGGACAGTCTATGTTTGTACCGAAAATTCCTGCATCTACTACTACCGATTCTGAAGATACCGAG GACGATGTACCGCGTAGATCGTTGCATCAAAGAAAg GCAGAATTGTCAGAAGGagaatttcaaaagaaacGTTTTGCACAAGAAtctaaagaagaaatatcaaaAACTGCACACAAAGTATTGAAATCAAAAAGCGACGCGTCTGTAACAAATGCAGCTTGTAAGCCTTTCGTTACACCTACTCTCGCTCCTCAGTGGTCACCTACTCAAAGACAG CCCAATTTCGTTACTGTGGATGGTCAGATGTATTCACTACAACCACAAATTGTAACTCCAACGGTATCAACAGTGATCGATCCAGGTCTAAACATGTTGTTATCAGAAACTCGAATGACAAATGCAGAACTCAGAATGGGGATGTCTAAAATAGGTGATAATGTGCAGAAATTACTTGATAAG TTTCATGTTCTTGAACTTCAAAATGCTACATCTCCTCTAAAAGAGAGAGTGGATTTGGCTGCTTTGAAAATGTTGCTAACTACGACTGAGTCTCAAACTgaagagaaggaaaaacaGTCGCAAACCAATATTATGGCTACCGATAATTCTACACAGTTGAACGAGTTCAAAGACAGAACGAGTGCGctagaaaaagaattaaagGAGTCAAAag aatatattaAAACTCTCGAAGATCAGAAAGAATCTTTAACTCAAACTAATGAAACTTTATCAAAAAGTattaaacaattagaaatatCATTGAATGATGCAAACAGTGCACTTTTAACAGTAAGAAAAGATTTAGAAGAAAGTAGAGAACTTAAAAGCAAATGCGAAGAACAAACATctatattagaaaataaaatgctcAAACTTTCCGAAGCGGCAAGTTCCATGGAAACGAAAGAA AATGATAAACAGAAGGCAATCAAAcatataatgaataaaatttatcatGCTCTGATGGATAAATTTGTAGAAGAGTCGTACTCTACAAACTACATAAGAACAGTAATAGCAAATACAATAAAG AATACCACGCTTCAAGTTTTACATAACAATAATGAAAAAAGTAACAGGGAACCAGAATCAATTTCTGCCAAAACAGCAGAAAGTgatgatttaaaaatagaTAATACAGAGTTTGAAACCTCCAGTTCAAGCAAGTCATCAGAACCAACTGAAGTTGCCAAAACTACTAAAACTCAT ATATTTGTATTACAGAATGAACCACCACCTATTCCTCCTATTGATACCGAAGATGAGAATGACTGGTTACAATGA
- the LOC114876919 gene encoding FK506-binding protein 15 isoform X1 gives MNSGNQLPDLDKILREDDESDFLPSAGSNLAAIFGMQVKTLDSSLSKQQVSKKPNISRNITQVIQIKPEVIIAKAVHAFKLQNGVYISIGKLGMALTGNAATKVYQIILYKNKQEHVSTVTVTHDFLYVIQPNNYSSYYDSNKENWSILFENSDVCVEFAREIALARYFSKNAKIENVLYQDLSPVNKDVTAKEGDSVSIKYFISAEIIQPLKSNLIMYQTMTVEISTDDNWEKTLLGSSNGLKRILFLPPNKQISLGPGFPKDKDVILEIEIIDIQSQQEATNLHKVTSGKASIISRMAKMGQSMFVPKIPASTTTDSEDTEDDVPRRSLHQRKAELSEGEFQKKRFAQESKEEISKTAHKVLKSKSDASVTNAACKPFVTPTLAPQWSPTQRQPNFVTVDGQMYSLQPQIVTPTVSTVIDPGLNMLLSETRMTNAELRMGMSKIGDNVQKLLDKFHVLELQNATSPLKERVDLAALKMLLTTTESQTEEKEKQSQTNIMATDNSTQLNEFKDRTSALEKELKESKEYIKTLEDQKESLTQTNETLSKSIKQLEISLNDANSALLTVRKDLEESRELKSKCEEQTSILENKMLKLSEAASSMETKENDKQKAIKHIMNKIYHALMDKFVEESYSTNYIRTVIANTIKNTTLQVLHNNNEKSNREPESISAKTAESDDLKIDNTEFETSSSSKSSEPTEVAKTTKTHIFVLQNEPPPIPPIDTEDENDWLQ, from the exons atgaattcAGGAAATCAGTTGCCGGATCTTGATAAAATATTACGAGAAGATGATGAATCTGATTTTTTACCATCAGCAGG atCCAACTTAGCTGCTATTTTTGGAATGCAAGTTAAAACATTGGATAGCTCTTTATCAAAGCAACAAGTTTCTAAAAAGCCAAATATATCTCGTAACATAACTCAGGTAATTCAGATCAAACCCGAAGTCATAATAGCTAAAGCAGTACATGCATTTAAATT ACAAAATGGAGTTTACATATCAATTGGTAAACTTGGTATGGCTCTTACAGGAAATGCTGCAACGAAAGtatatcaaattattttatacaaaaacaAACAAGAACATGTATCAACTGTTACAGTGACACATGATTTTTTATATGTAATACAACCAAACAATTATTCAAGTTATTATGATAGCAATAAGGAGAATTGGtcaatattatttgaaaatagcGACGTTTGCGTCGAATTTGCGAGAGAAATAGCATTAGCTcgatatttttcgaaaaatgcGAAGATAGAAAATGTGCTTTATCAAGATCTATCACCAGTTAACAAAGATGTAACTGCAAAAGAAGGAGATAGTGtatctataaaatattttatcagtGCGGAAATAATACAGCCCCTTAAAAGCAATCTTATAATGTATCAAACGATGACGGTAGAAATATCTACCGATGATAATTGGGAGAAAACACTTTTAGGAAGCAGTAACggattaaaaagaattttattcttaCCTCCGAACAAACAG ATCAGTTTAGGACCTGGATTTCCTAAAGACAAAGATGTTAtattagaaatagaaataatagaTATACAATCACAACAGGAAGCCACTAATTTGCATAAGGTGACAAGTGGTAAAGCTTCTATAATATCGCGTATGGCAAAAATGGGACAGTCTATGTTTGTACCGAAAATTCCTGCATCTACTACTACCGATTCTGAAGATACCGAG GACGATGTACCGCGTAGATCGTTGCATCAAAGAAAg GCAGAATTGTCAGAAGGagaatttcaaaagaaacGTTTTGCACAAGAAtctaaagaagaaatatcaaaAACTGCACACAAAGTATTGAAATCAAAAAGCGACGCGTCTGTAACAAATGCAGCTTGTAAGCCTTTCGTTACACCTACTCTCGCTCCTCAGTGGTCACCTACTCAAAGACAG CCCAATTTCGTTACTGTGGATGGTCAGATGTATTCACTACAACCACAAATTGTAACTCCAACGGTATCAACAGTGATCGATCCAGGTCTAAACATGTTGTTATCAGAAACTCGAATGACAAATGCAGAACTCAGAATGGGGATGTCTAAAATAGGTGATAATGTGCAGAAATTACTTGATAAG TTTCATGTTCTTGAACTTCAAAATGCTACATCTCCTCTAAAAGAGAGAGTGGATTTGGCTGCTTTGAAAATGTTGCTAACTACGACTGAGTCTCAAACTgaagagaaggaaaaacaGTCGCAAACCAATATTATGGCTACCGATAATTCTACACAGTTGAACGAGTTCAAAGACAGAACGAGTGCGctagaaaaagaattaaagGAGTCAAAag aatatattaAAACTCTCGAAGATCAGAAAGAATCTTTAACTCAAACTAATGAAACTTTATCAAAAAGTattaaacaattagaaatatCATTGAATGATGCAAACAGTGCACTTTTAACAGTAAGAAAAGATTTAGAAGAAAGTAGAGAACTTAAAAGCAAATGCGAAGAACAAACATctatattagaaaataaaatgctcAAACTTTCCGAAGCGGCAAGTTCCATGGAAACGAAAGAA AATGATAAACAGAAGGCAATCAAAcatataatgaataaaatttatcatGCTCTGATGGATAAATTTGTAGAAGAGTCGTACTCTACAAACTACATAAGAACAGTAATAGCAAATACAATAAAG AATACCACGCTTCAAGTTTTACATAACAATAATGAAAAAAGTAACAGGGAACCAGAATCAATTTCTGCCAAAACAGCAGAAAGTgatgatttaaaaatagaTAATACAGAGTTTGAAACCTCCAGTTCAAGCAAGTCATCAGAACCAACTGAAGTTGCCAAAACTACTAAAACTCAT ATATTTGTATTACAGAATGAACCACCACCTATTCCTCCTATTGATACCGAAGATGAGAATGACTGGTTACAATGA
- the LOC114876932 gene encoding L-allo-threonine aldolase has product MYYQNNSPSSTSNDHHTTVIDLRSDTFTKPTKRMREAMCNAEVGDDVYEEDPTVKKLEKKAAEMVGMEAAIFVSSGTMGNLIAIMNHCDERGCEAYCGEFAHCLLHEQCGAAQLGGVNLRPLRSNEDGTFDLDELESKLHRDRDHEPISKLVLVENTLNGMIIPQRWIKELVQFCEKHDLKLHMDGARLWNASVESNTSAKEIVSGFDSVTFCLSKALGAPVGALLCGNKEFISKARRVRKVLGGGMRQVGILAAAGFIALENIPNLKDDHRRAYTLASSINEMQSKLFSVDLNTVQTNMVFVKVDSNVVPPTTFANCLREIDDEHDEERIIIKCLVLNKSFVRFVFSFEITDHQLALAVTKIKRVISKLDPSL; this is encoded by the exons ATGTATTATCAAAACAATTCTCCAAGTTCAACTTCTAATGATCATCAT ACAACAGTCATTGACCTCAGGAGTGATACTTTCACAAAACCAACAAAAAGAATGAGAGAAGCAATGTGTAATGCCGAAGTTGGAGATGATGTTTATGAAGAAGATCCAACTGTTAAAA aattagaaaaaaaagctGCTGAGATGGTTGGAATGGAAGCTGCAATATTTGTATCATCCGGTACTATGGGAAATTTAATTGCTA tTATGAACCATTGTGACGAGCGAGGCTGTGAGGCATACTGTGGTGAATTTGCTCATTGTTTATTACACGAACAATGTGGTGCTGCTCAACTTGGTGGAGTAAATCTACGACCATTACGAAGTAATGAGGATGGCACGTTCGATCTTGACGAACTTGAGTCTAAACTTCATAGAGACAGAGATCACGAACCCATCTCGAAATTAGTGCTTGTGGAGAATACATTAAATGGAATGATTATTCCACAACGTTGGATTAAAGAATTGGTGCAGTTTTGTGAAAAACatgatttaaaattacatATGGATGGAGCTAGATTGTGGAATGCATCTGTAGAATCTAACACATCTGCAAAAGAGATTGTTTCTGGTTTTGATTCTGTAACCTTTTGTCTTAGCAAAGCTTTAG gCGCTCCTGTTGGTGCCCTTCTTTGTGGAAACAAAGAATTTATTAGCAAAGCAAGGAGAGTAAGAAAAGTGCTTGGTGGTGGTATGAGACAAGTCGGTATTCTTGCTGCAGCTGGATTCATAGctcttgaaaatattccaaatttaaaaGACGATCATCGAAGAGCTTACACTCTTGCTTCTTCGATAAACGAAATGCAATCAAAACTATTTTCAGTCGATTTAAATACTGTACAAACAAATATGGTTTTTGTTAAAGTTGATTCCAATGTTGTTCCCCCAACGACATTTGCTAATTGTTTGCGCGAAATTGATGACGAGCACGATGAAGAGAGGATTATCATAAAATGTCTAGTTTTAAACAAATCATTCGTTAGATTTGTATTCTCCTTTGAAATTACGGATCATCAATTAGCGTTGGCtgttacaaaaattaaacGTGTTATATCAAAGTTAGATCCTAGCTTGTAA